The genomic region TATCTTCATTTGATGAATTCTAGGTACATTAGGTCTAAGATCTGCTGGTTTAGAAATAGCATTATTCATTACAATTAATATTTCATTTCTAGCATCTAAAGCTTGTTTTAAAGCTATTCTCATTATTTCCTCTGTTATTCCTGTTATTTTAATATCCATTTGAAGAGCAGTTATACCTTTTTTAGTCCCTGCTACTTTGAAATCCATATCTCCCAGATGGTCTTCAAGTCCCATTATATCTGTTAATACAGTAAATTCTTCTCCTTCTTTAATAAGTCCCATAGCTATACCAGCTACATGTTCTTTAATAGGTACTCCTGCTGCCATAAGTGAAAGTGACCCTCCACAGATAGACGCCTGAGAAGATGACCCATTTGATTCAGTTATTTCAGATACTACTCTTATAGTATAAGGAAAATCTTCTTCAGATGGAATTACATAACTAAGAGCTCTTTCAGCAAGAGATCCATGTCCTAATTCTCTTCTTCCAGGTGAACCCATTCTTCCAGTTTCTCCTACTGAATATGGAGGAAAGTTATAATGAAGATAGAACTTTTTAAAATATTCTTTTTCTAAGTCATCAACTAATTGTTCATCTTCTTTAGTTCCCAGAGTTGTTACAACAATAGCTTGAGTTTCTCCTCTTGTAAACATTGCTGATCCATGGGGAATAGGAAGAACTTCTGTCTCAGCAAATAATGGTCTTATTTCAGTTGTTTTTCTTCCATCTACTCTATGTTTATTATAAAGAATAGCCTCTCTCACTAATTTTTTCATAAGATCGTGATAGTATCCTTTAAATTCTCCAATCACTTCCTCTGGAATCTCCTCTTCTTCAACACCTTCATAATTTGCAAGAATAAATGCTTCCATTAATTCTTCCTCTAATGAATCAACTGCTTCTTCTCTCGCTTTTTTACCTAAAGTAAGAACAGCAGATTTTAGTTTTTCCATTCCTTTTCCATCTATAAAATCTTTTACCAATGGTAAGACTTCTTTTTTAACAAAATCTATTTTTTCTTTCCCAATAGCTTTTGCAAATTCTTCCTGAAAAGCGCATATTTTTTTGATATTCTCATGAGCAAACATTATTGCAGCAAGCATAGTTTCTTCATCTAACTCTTTAGCTCCTGCTTCAACCATATTTACAGCATCTTTTGATCCTGCTACTGACAATTCCAGTTCACTTGTTTCTAGCTCTTCTGGAGTTGGATTTAAAATAAATTCTCCATTTTTATATCCCACTACAACACCTGCTACTGGTCCTAAAAATGGAAGATCTGAAAGCATAAGTGCCATTGAAGATCCTATTATTCCTAAATAATCAGGTGTATTTTTTTCATCATATGAAAATACAGTATTTACAATGTGTACATCATGATTAAATCCTTCTGGAAACATTGGTCTTATAGGTCTATCTACAAGTCTTGCTGTCAATGTTGCATTTGTTGAAGGTCTTCCTTCTCTTTTATTAAATCCTCCTGGAAATTTTCCAGCAGCATAAAATTTTTCAATATAATCAACTGTTAAAGGAAAAAAATCAGCCCCTTTTCTTGGTTCTTTACTACGGTTTACAGTACTTAGCAATACAGTTTCACCATATTGAACCATTACAGCTCCACAAGATTGTCTTGCTATTTTTCCAGTTGAAAAACTTAGCGTTCTCCCAGCTAGTTCTAATTCAACTTTTTTTTCATCAAACATAAATTCCTCCTATTATTTTCTTTTATCATCTTTGAAACTTAAAAAGTAAATAATAAGGAGTAAAAGCAGAAATGCTGTTCACCTTTTACCTCTTACTACTTACAATCTTTTAAGTTTTAGTTTTCTAGTAATTATAACATTTTTACCACTAAAAATCAAATTTAAGATATTTCTTATTTTATTTATTATGAAAAATTGATATAATATAGATTATATATTAAAACATTACACTAGGAGGATTTCATGAAGAGAAAGTTTCTTCTCATTTTTACTATACTTTTCATAACATTAATACCTTCTAAAAGTTTTTCAAATTTACAATCAATAAATAATAATATCACTTTTGAAGAAGATATTGAAATAGATAAATTAAAAGCACAAATAAAACTTTTAGAAGAAAAGATACAAACTCTAGAAAAAACAAAAGCAGTTAAACTAAAAAAGAATAAATCTGAAGTTAAAATTGGACTTGCATTAAGTGGTGGTGGAGCAAAAGGTCTTGCTCATGTTGGAGTTCTTAAAATACTTGAAGAACAAAATATTAAAATTGATTATATTACAGGTACAAGTATGGGAGCTGTAGTTGCTGCTCTTTACTCTGCTGGATATACTCCTTCACAAATAGAAGATATTTTAATAGATATAAATTGGAATGGATATATAAATGGAGAACTTGACAGTAAAAAAGTTCCTCTTGAAAAAAAATTAAACAGTCATAAATATGCTGCTTCTGTAAGATATGATAAGGAATTTAATCTTTCTCTTCCAAAAGGTTTTGGAAGTACAGAAATGATATATTTAAGATTAAAAAGATTACTTGCCAATGTAGAGGATATAAATAATTTTGATAAATTACCTATTCCTCTAAGAATTGTAGCAACTGATTTAAATTCTGGTAAAGCTGTAGCTCTTTCTCGTGGTGATTTAGCTAGAGCAATAACTGCAAGTGTTGCTATTCCAACTATTCTTGATCCTGTAGAAATAGATGGTAATCTTTATGTAGATGGTTTGATTACAAGAAATCTTCCTGTAGAAGATGTTATTGCCATGGGAGCTGATATAGTTATTGCCAGTGATGTTGGAAATGAAGTAAAAGACAATAAAGACTATAATATTCTTAGTGTTATGAATCAGCTGGTAACAATTCAAAGTGCCTCTTCTACTCAGCAGCAGAGAGAAATGGCAAC from Fusobacterium sp. harbors:
- the pnp gene encoding polyribonucleotide nucleotidyltransferase, which gives rise to MFDEKKVELELAGRTLSFSTGKIARQSCGAVMVQYGETVLLSTVNRSKEPRKGADFFPLTVDYIEKFYAAGKFPGGFNKREGRPSTNATLTARLVDRPIRPMFPEGFNHDVHIVNTVFSYDEKNTPDYLGIIGSSMALMLSDLPFLGPVAGVVVGYKNGEFILNPTPEELETSELELSVAGSKDAVNMVEAGAKELDEETMLAAIMFAHENIKKICAFQEEFAKAIGKEKIDFVKKEVLPLVKDFIDGKGMEKLKSAVLTLGKKAREEAVDSLEEELMEAFILANYEGVEEEEIPEEVIGEFKGYYHDLMKKLVREAILYNKHRVDGRKTTEIRPLFAETEVLPIPHGSAMFTRGETQAIVVTTLGTKEDEQLVDDLEKEYFKKFYLHYNFPPYSVGETGRMGSPGRRELGHGSLAERALSYVIPSEEDFPYTIRVVSEITESNGSSSQASICGGSLSLMAAGVPIKEHVAGIAMGLIKEGEEFTVLTDIMGLEDHLGDMDFKVAGTKKGITALQMDIKITGITEEIMRIALKQALDARNEILIVMNNAISKPADLRPNVPRIHQMKIATDKIAALIGPGGKNIKGIIEKTGATIDISDDGSVSIFSKDEEVLKETITLVNSFVKDVEVGEIYNGRVVNIAKFGAFMEILPGKEGLLHVSEISNERVANVEDVLKVGDRFDVKVISTENGKISLSKKKI